The Flavobacterium sp. 140616W15 sequence TAAATACTATTTCATTAACAAAAGGAGCAAAAATTCTAAGGGTTCATGATGTAAAAGAAGCGATGGAATGTGTTACTTTGTATAATAAGATAGCCACTTAATATTGATTGATTTATTTTAATCTTTGGCTAAACAATAATAAAATAGAATTCAAAATATGAAATACTTAAGTTTAATTTTCGCTTTTATTCTTTTCTCTTGTGGAAAAAAGGAAGATGTTTTACTACCAAAGGCAAATGTATCAGTTGTAAAAGAGGTAATGGATCATTCGCCTATTTATATTTTTTTAGAACAGAAGGAAAAGACACTTTGGCAGAAGTAAATAGAAAAAACAGTATTATTTCAACCAATTGGCTTTTTAACATCGATAAGCGTTTGCCTTTGAGAATAGTGATTCCTGAAGTAATGAAACTTCAAGAGAAAAAGCGAGCAGATTCTGCTCATAAAAACGAAAACGCTCAAAATTATTATACATACGCAGATACAATTGGTAAGAATATGGCATTTTTACCTTTTACAGATGTATATTATAAACTAGGTGAAGCCAGTAAGAATGTAAGTCAATTGTATTTTAAGAAAAACGGAAAAATTGAATATAAAGGAAAAAAGACTTATGATTTTCCGAAGGAAAACTTGAAGCCTTTTTTAGATAGTTTGATTATAAACCCAAAAGCTCAAATTACATTTTCATATGATAAGAATATGACTTACGAAGAATATGTTAGATGTAAGATTCTTATCAATAAGTTAGAAATGAAGCAACCCGGATTAGTGTTTATAAATTATAAAGAAGATATTATTTATTAATACTGAATACCTGTGATTGTAGTCGATAATCAGAAACGTATTATTGATGATGGTAAGGTTCGTTTCTTAAAATTGTAAAACCACGATACAGCTGTTCAATAAAAAACAAACGCACCATTTGATGGGAAAATGTCATTAATGAAAGTGAAATTTTCCCTTGTGCTTTGCTATAAACAGTATCCGAAAATCCGTAAGGTCCACCAATTACAAATACTAAGGTTTTAATACCCGAGTTCATTTTCTTTTGTAATTCTTCTGAAAAACCTACGCTTGAGAAGTTTTTTCCGTTTTCATCCAATAAAATTAATTGATCTGTTGGCGCTAATTTTGCCAAAATCAATTCCCCTTCTTTTTCTTTTTGTTGACTCTCAGATAAGTTTTTTACGTTTTTGATGTCAGGAATAATTTCCAAATCAAATTTGATGTAAAAAGACAAACGTTTGGTATAATCGTCAATTAAAGTTTGAAGCGATTTATTGTCGGTTTTGCCAATGGCAATAAGTTTGATATTCATCCTTAGGAATTATATTTTGTTTTGAGTTTTAAGTTTTGTCACTCTCGATAGCTATTGGGATAAAAAAGATTAGACTGATTTTAAATCTTGGCGTAAACCTTTATGGTTAAAAGGTAATTATATTTTATTCTCAAAAACAGTTTCAAAGTGTTCTACAATAGGAAACGGTTCGTAATAATGATGCAATAGCTTCTTCCACTCAAGATATGCCGTTGATTCTCGAAAACCAATCGTATGATCTTCGAGATTGCGCCATTCGACCAATAAAAGATACTTATTGGTCTGTTCTATGCATTTTTTAAGACTGTGTCCTAAATAGCCTTCAATAGAACTAATATACTGACTTGCTATAGCAAAATCATTCTCAAAATCCTTTTCTTGGTCTTTTTTTACAAATAAAATCGCCGCTTCTTGAATCATATTTATTTCTCTGAAAATTTAGCTTCAAAAGTTTTAAATCTAGCATCAAGGTCTTTTAGCAATTGTTTTTTAACTGTATTATCCTGAATGAAACTATAATTAATACTATTGTAAACATATTGTTTGATAGTTGCATAAGAAACATCCTGATATCTGCTTGCTAATAAAACGTATTGCTCCGTCATGTTTGTTCTTAAAATTCCAGCATCGTCAGTACTAATCACAATTGGAACATTAAATTCTTTGTACAATGTAAAAGGATGACGAGCATTTTTAACTTTCAAAATAAACTCATTACTTACTAAGTTAATCTCAATCGGAATATTATTCTTTGCCATGTAACGCAATAAGTCGTACGAGTTTTCTTCGTAAGCGATATCTACACCATGACCAATTCTGTTTGCTCCTGCAGTATGTATTGCTGCAGTAATATGCCATGTTAACTCTTCTGGCTGAACCAATCCTAATGTAAGTTCACCAGCATGAAGTGTATATTTTACATCAGGAAAACGAGAATGGCAGTATTTAAACATTACCATGTGTAACCAATAATCTTTCATAGAAGTTTCGCCATGTTCTGGAGAAACGATATTTACACCTGCTACAAGTTTACTTTTGTCAGCAGAGATAAAGGCAATCATAAGATTTTTGAACAAATCGACAGGTTCCATAAAACGCAACACGAAGTTTTGATAACGCATTGTAAAATTAGCATCGTCGATTTTAAGGTCCTTATGTAATTTT is a genomic window containing:
- the rlmH gene encoding 23S rRNA (pseudouridine(1915)-N(3))-methyltransferase RlmH — encoded protein: MNIKLIAIGKTDNKSLQTLIDDYTKRLSFYIKFDLEIIPDIKNVKNLSESQQKEKEGELILAKLAPTDQLILLDENGKNFSSVGFSEELQKKMNSGIKTLVFVIGGPYGFSDTVYSKAQGKISLSLMTFSHQMVRLFFIEQLYRGFTILRNEPYHHQ
- a CDS encoding antibiotic biosynthesis monooxygenase, which codes for MIQEAAILFVKKDQEKDFENDFAIASQYISSIEGYLGHSLKKCIEQTNKYLLLVEWRNLEDHTIGFRESTAYLEWKKLLHHYYEPFPIVEHFETVFENKI
- a CDS encoding adenosine deaminase, which encodes MTRIITIFCFLIAQISFSQSTATYLDKIRNNEAALTAFFSQMPKGGDLHHHFSGSIYAEPLLERAISQDFFLNLETMQVLKTKPANGNWETFSSLKNKGKLEYYKQQIMQTWSVKDYNGISVPSDDLFFDSFEKFSPTIDGHFAEGMLELKNRAIKENVSYIETQLNTIPCDMNVDDLADFNTKLRQVAAQKDEKALFKSLDLLYKSLQDKNAVKYAEDFNTNFIAKLHKDLKIDDANFTMRYQNFVLRFMEPVDLFKNLMIAFISADKSKLVAGVNIVSPEHGETSMKDYWLHMVMFKYCHSRFPDVKYTLHAGELTLGLVQPEELTWHITAAIHTAGANRIGHGVDIAYEENSYDLLRYMAKNNIPIEINLVSNEFILKVKNARHPFTLYKEFNVPIVISTDDAGILRTNMTEQYVLLASRYQDVSYATIKQYVYNSINYSFIQDNTVKKQLLKDLDARFKTFEAKFSEK